In Bubalus kerabau isolate K-KA32 ecotype Philippines breed swamp buffalo chromosome 4, PCC_UOA_SB_1v2, whole genome shotgun sequence, one DNA window encodes the following:
- the LOC129648595 gene encoding dynein axonemal intermediate chain 2-like — MEIVYAYVKKRSEFGKQCNFSDRQAELNIDIPPNPELAEQFVERNPVDTGSQCSTSMSEHEANTERFEMETRGINHIEGGWPKDVNPLELEQTIRFRKKVEKDENYINAIMQLGSIMEHCIKQNNAIDIYQEYFDDEDAVEVTDEAPSAKTINVFRDPQEIKRPATHVSWHPDGNRKLAVAYSCLNFQRAPEGMSNESYIWDLENPNRPEITLKPSSPLVTLEYNPKDSHVLLAGCYNGQIACWDTRKGSLVAELSTIEFSHRDPVYGTIWLHSKTGTECFSASTDGQVMWWDIRKLSEPTEVVIMDITKKEHLENALGAISLEFESTLPTKFMVGTEQGVVISCNRKGKTPAEKIVCTFSGHHGPIYALQRNPFYPKNFLTVGDWTARIWSEDSRESSIMWTKYHMAYLTDGAWSPVRPAVFFTTKMDGTLDIWDFAFKQCDPALSLKVCDEALFCLRVQDNGCFIACGSQLGTTTLLEVSNGLCTLQRNEKNTASSIFERETRREKILEARHREMRLKEKGKAEGRDDELRDEPPILNLEELVTKAEEEFFDIIFTELKRKEAEAMKKQPKPPRQPSQETDEEVQGEEEAEEERGDGEGEEGGGEESPALGGQP; from the exons ATGGAGATTGTGTACGCATACGTGAAGAAACGCAGTGAGTTTGGGAAGCAATGCAACTTCTCCGACCGCCAGGCAGAGCTGAACATCGACATCCCGCCCAACCCCGAGCTGGCCGAGCAGTTTGTAGAGCGGAACCCGGTGGACACGGGCAGCCAGTGCTCCACCAGCATGTCGGAACATGAG GCCAACACAGAGCGCTTTGAGATGGAGACCCGGGGGATTAACCACATCGAGGGTGGCTGGCCCAAGGATGTGAACCCCCTGGAGCTGGAGCAGACGATCCGCTTCCGGAAGAAGGTGGAGAAAGATGAGAACTACATCAACGCCATCATGCAGCTGGGCTCG ATCATGGAGCACTGTATCAAGCAGAATAACGCCATCGACATCTACCAGGAGTATTTTGACGACGAGGATGCGGTGGAGGTGACGGACGAGGCCCCGTCAGCTAAGACCATCAATGTTTTCAG GGACCCCCAGGAAATTAAGCGGCCAGCCACACATGTCTCCTGGCATCCCGATGGCAACAGGAAGTTGGCAGTGGCGTATTCTTGCTTGAACTTTCAACGGGCGCCCGAGGGCATGAGCAACGAATCGTACATCTGGGACCTGG AAAACCCCAACAGGCCAGAAATCACCCTAAAGCCGTCTTCTCCTCTTGTCACCTTGGAGTATAACCCCAAAGATTCCCACGTGCTCCTGGCAGGCTGCTACAATGGGCAGATCG CCTGCTGGGACACGCGGAAGGGCAGCCTGGTGGCAGAGCTGTCCACCATCGAGTTCAGCCACCGAGACCCCGTGTACGGCACCATCTGGCTGCACTCGAAGACGGGCACAGAGTGTTTCTCGGCATCTACGGACGGGCAG GTCATGTGGTGGGACATCCGGAAGTTGAGCGAGCCGACCGAGGTCGTcatcatggacatcaccaaaaagGAGCATCTGGAGAACGCCTTGGGGGCCATCTCCCTGGAGTTCGAGTCCACTCTG CCGACCAAGTTCATGGTGGGCACGGAGCAAGGCGTCGTCATCTCCTGCAACCGCAAGGGCAAGACGCCCGCTGAGAAGATCGTGTGCACCTTCTCAGGCCACCATGGCCCCATCTATGCCCTGCAGAGAAACCCGTTCTACCCAAAGAACTTCCTGACCGTCGGCGACTGGACCGCCCGCATCTGGTCAGAGGACAGCCGGGAGTCGTCCATCATGTGGACCAA GTACCACATGGCTTATCTCACTGATGGCGCCTGGAGCCCCGTGAGGCCGGCGGTTTTCTTCACCACCAAGATGGACGGGACCTTGGACATCTGGGACTTTGCGTTCAAGCAGTGCGACCCTGCCCTCAGCCTGAAG GTCTGTGACGAAGCCCTCTTCTGCCTCCGGGTGCAAGACAACGGGTGCTTCATCGCCTGCGGCTCCCAGCTGGGGACGACCACGCTGCTGGAGGTCTCCAACGGGCTGTGCACCCTCCAGAGAAATGAGAAGAACACGGCTTCCTCG ATATTCGAGCGCGAGACGCGGCGGGAGAAGATCCTGGAGGCGAGGCACCGCGAGATGCGCCTGAAGGAGAAGGGCAAGGCCGAGGGCCGGGACGACGAGCTGAGGGACGAGCCGCCCATCTTGAACCTGGAGGAGCTGGTCACCAAGGCCGAGGAGGAGTTCTTCGACATCATCTTCACGGAGCTGAAGAGGAAGGAGGCGGAAGCCATGAAGAAGCAGCCCAAACCT CCGAGACAGCCAAGCCAGGAGACAGATGAGGAGGTGCAGGGAGAGGAAGAAGCGGAGGAAGAAAGAGGCGACGgtgaaggggaggaaggaggcggTGAAGAGAGTCCAGCGCTGGGAGGTCAGCCCTGA